GCTGCCTGCTTGTCATTGCTCTCGAAAATACTCTGTTTTACTTCCAGAATCCGTACATTTCCCATTGATAATCTCCATTTCTGATGTAACATTTTTGTTTCGTCTGTTACTTATAGATAAATTCTATCATTTAATAGTGGTGATGTCAATAAATTCTGGTCATACCAGTGTGCCAATTATTTATATTTTGTTTAGAATTATCTTTTTTCTTCCATTTCTTAAACAATTTTCTGTCTGCTCGCAAACCCATCCTTCTTAAATTCTGAATTTAACATCTCTGCTTTCACCGGCGTCACACGGATCAAATGCATCGGCTGCGGTAATTTTTTCAGTGCATCTATTGGAATCTTTTTAAATTCTGCTGCCGCAACATATTCGTCCGAAAATGGCTCTATGATCTGTGCTTTGCCTGATTACCTGCATTGCCATACCACTTGCTGTCGGCGCACTGGCATCTCTTCTTACCAAAAACAGCATGGAAAACTTTGCAATGCTAAACAAACCTGCTTTTGCTCCACCGGGTTTTCTGTTTCCGGTAGTCTGGACAATTCTGTATGTTCTGATGGGAATCGCATCTTATCTGGTGGTCACATCACAAAAGCCCACTGGTAACGCTCTGACCGTATACGGCATCCAGCTTGTGTTTAACTTTTTCTGGTCCATTTTCTTTTTTAATTTTGGGCTATGTCTGTTTGCTTTTATCTGGCTCGTGCTGCTGTGGCTTCTGATCTTATTGACAGCAATTCTGTTTTACCCGATTTCAAAGCCAGCCGGATATCTGATGATCCCCTATCTGCTTTGGGTGACTTTTGCAGGATACTTAAATCTGGGGATCTGTCTGCTGAACGGATAAGCGCAACAAAAAAGCCTGCTGGCTTTTTTTTAAGTCAGCAGGCTCTTGCATCATTCATATCCTGTTTTTTATTTCGTGTCTTATTTTTTATCACTTACCCCTTTACACTACCAAGAGCAACACCCTGTACGATATGTTTTGATAAAAACAGATATACAATAATAACCGGGAAGATGGAGAATGCGATCATCACATATACCTGCCCCATATCAAATTTAAGCCAGTCAGCTCCACGTAACTGCGCGATCAAGATAGGCAGTGTCTTTTTCTTGTCATCGTGCAGGATCAATGCCGGTGTGAAGTAGTTATTCCAGCTGCTTACAAAAGTAAAGATCATCTGTACGGCGATCGCCGGCTTCATTAATGGCATTACGATAGAGTTAAATGTACGAAACTCCCCGGAGCCATCAATGCGGGCTGCCTCGATCAGTGACAACGGCAGTGTGCTCTCCATATACTGTTTCATATAGAAAAAAGTAACCGGAGCTGCAATTGCAGGCACAATCAGAGGAATAAAAGAATCTTCCAGATGCATACCAGATACAAGTTTGATAAATCCAAGTGCAGTTACCTGTGTCGGAATCATCATAACCATTAAAATAAATGGATAAATATATTTTTTCAGTTTGAAATCATACGCATGGATCGCATAAGCTGTCATCGTTGAAAAATACACACCAAGTACTGCACCGCATGCTGAAATGATCAGGCTGTTGAACATACCATTCCAAACCGGAAGTGTTCCGTTTCTTAAGTTCTTCCAGTTTTCCCACAAATGACTGCTTGGAACCAGTGTAAAACCGGACTGCATCTCACCATTTGATCTGGTTGCATTGATAAATAATACATAAAACCAGAATAAACACAAAACAGAAACAATCGCCAATACAACATATGCAATAAATCTCCTTGCATGAATACCTACGCCTTTTTTCAAATTACGATTTTCATTCATGATCTTCACCCCTTCCTCTTATCATTGCCGGTAATCTTAAATACGATCAGACTTAAAATACCTGTAATGATAAACAGAATAACTGACAATGCACCAGCCATACCATAGTTCTTACTGTAGAGATGTTTATTTAAGAACATAATCAGTGTCATAGTAGAACGCATCGGATCACCGGTTCCATTGGTTAAGATCTGTGGAACATCGAATAACTGTAAACCACCGATCAGAGATGTGATGACCACATATACAAGGATCGGACGTAACAGCGGTAACGTGATCTGCCAGAATACCTGGGAAGAAGTTGCTCCATCGACTTCTGCTGCCTCAAATAAAGAAGTATCGATACCCATCATACCAGCCATCAGAAGGATCGTTGTATTACCAAACCACATCAGGCAGTTCATCAGTGCGATCAGTCCTCTTGCACTTCCCGCATTTGATAAAAATTTATATGGTGTATCAATAAATCCGATCTGCATCAGCATTGAGTTGATCGGTCCTCCATCGGAAAACAAGGTAAAGAACAACATGGAAAATGCGGATGCCATGATCAGGTTTGGAAGATATACGACCGTTTTAAAGAAACGTGTTCCTTTTAATTTGAGACGCACATCCGAAAACCATGCCCCAAGTACAAGCGATAAAATAATCTGCGGTACGAAGCACATGATCCACAATAACAGAGTATTTTTGGTATAAATCCAGATATCTCCATCGGAGAAGAGTTTTTGATAATTTTCAAATCCGACAAACCTTGGTCCAACCTGTGTTAATCCTGACATATAGTTTTCAAAGAAACTGTTGTAAATAGTGCTGACCAATGGGATCAACTGAAAAATAACATATACTACAATAAAAGGAATCAAAAAGATATATCCCCATTTATTGTACTTTACTACCTTTCCACTGCTTTTTTTCATAACAGCCCAACCTCCTTTTTCAGAGTATATTTTCTCATCCACAGAGCTCACAGCATCCCTCACTTTTCTTCTGTGTAAACATGCTGTCAGCTTTGCGCTAATGGTTTTACATAATAAACCGCACCTGCCTTCCTTACGATCTGGCAGGCGCAGTTTCATTCATAGTAACAGAACTTAGTGTGAAAAATACATTTTTCACACGCAAGATTTGTGCTTCGCACAAACTTGTGATGCGCTTAAAAACAGCGCAAGAATGGAGATTAATATGTCAATTCCGGATATTTCTCTAAAACTGATTTGTAGAACAGATCTAATGCTTCTTCTTTCGTTGCACTTCCTTCGAAGTAGTTCTTCATTGCATGCTGGAACTCTTCGTTACAACCCTGATCGTAGGAAGAAAGATTGCTTAAATCAAGTTTGGAAACTCCTGAGCTGTAAATGCCAAGTGGATTCTGTCCGCCTAAGATCTTGCTTGAGTAAGAGCTGTCTGCCATCTCAGCAATTACGTCCTGATTGTTTACGAAGTCATCATCTTTCTCAATGATATCTTTCATAACGTCATCATTGGTTGTCATCTGAAGCATGATATCTTTTACAAGGCTCTGGTTATCAGTTCCATTGGCTGCACAGATCCATGTACCACCCCAGAAGAAGCCCTGAGGTCCTTCCGTTGCGCCCCAGCCACCATTGTAACCGATACTGCCTTCTGTATCTGCTGCCATTGAGAAGTTTACTAACCATGCAGGTCCAAAGTAGCAGAATACATTTCCTTCCGGATAGAAACCTTTCTTCCAGTCATCACTCCACAGATCATATGTTCCTGTCTCACCTGCATCTACAAGCTCTTTGGAATCATCCACCCATTTCATAATGTTGTCATCAATATTGATCTTGCCGTCAACAACCCATTTTGAAGTGACGTTATTAGAATATACACGGAAAGTATCGTTTGCGGAAGATGTGATTGTGTAACCGGCATCTTTCATTTTCTTTGCTGTATCATTAAATGTATCCCAGTCTTTTACATAATTCTGAACCTCAGCAGGATCATCCGAACCTAATACTTCTTTTGCTGCATCTCTGTTATAGAATAATACGCCAGGGCAGCCCTGCCAGGAAAGACCTTTTAATACACCGTTGGAATCTGTAACAACATCTTTGGTGTACTGGTACTGTTTGGAAAGATCAGCATCGGTAATTCCAAGATCTGTAACTGCCATTGTGTAATCTGTATCAACATATTTTAATGCGTAATCGGCTTCTACCAGAAAGATATCGATCTTGTCATCTGCTGCTGCATCTGCCTGTTTTAATAAGGTTGCATCCAGATTGTTCTGATATGCCATATCATCACTTGGGGTAATGTTCCATTTTACAATTACATCACCGATCGTTCCTGTAGTTGCATCCACCTCTGTATATCCTGGATAATGATCTGTCAGACGACTCTTAAATTCCTCGTTCCAGCAGTAAATATTAAGTACCTTTCCTTCATCAGAAGTACCTGCCTGTGCATCTGTGTTTTCTGCTTCTGTTGCCGGAGCATTTTCATCTGTGGCTGTTGCATCGCTGCCAGTTGCTTCTGCAGCATTGTCGCTCTTTGTGTCATTGCTGCCTGCTGCATTTCCGCCACAGCCTGTCAATAATGTTGCTCCCATCGCTGCTACGAGCATCATACTTACAATTCTTCGTTTCATCTACTTTTCCTCCCTTTTCGAAATTCCTCTGGAACACTTATTTTCTTTTGTGTTCCTATCTCGTTTACAAGTGATATATTAACTGATTTTAATTTTGCATTATACTAAATCGCTTGAAAAAATGTCAGATTCATGACATAATGAGACAACCAGACGAAAGATGTACAAATCTGCAAATGAAATGATATTTTCATTTGAAAACAGTACAAGAATGGAGCTAATCATGGAACTTTCAAAAGAGTGGTATCACACAGAATTAGTCAACAGTGAATACGATATGCTGCACCGTTCCCCGACGGTAGAGTATTCTTTTTATAATGCGGTCAAAACAGGGGATATGGAAACTGTGATACGGAATTGCAAAGAAGATGCTTTTATTGACCTAAAAGGTACAGGAGTGCTTTCCCGCAATCCGCTTACGAATATCAAATATCATTTTGTTGTCACTACCGCCATGATCACACGCTATTGCATTGACGGTGGATTAGAACCGGAACAGGCTTACCGCCTGAGTGATTTTTATATTTTAAAAATGGATTCCTGTACCTCGATACGCCAGGTGGCAGACCTGCATCATGAAATGGTAAAAGATTTTACCGGAAAAATGGTTCTTCAGAAAAAAAGTTCAATTCTCTCAAAGCCTGTCATGCAGTGTGTCGACTACATCTACACGCACATCAAAGAACGCATTACCATCAATATTCTGGCTGAATATACCGGGCTGTCCGAGAGTTATCTGTCCCGTGTTTTTAAACAGAACCTTGGTATATCCATCAGTGACTATATCCGTGAAAAAAAAATTGAGAAAGCGACACATCTGCTGCGCTATTCCGATAAGCCGATCGTTGATATTGCAAATTATCTCTCCTTTTCCTCACAGAGCCATTTTATCCAGATTTTTGAAAACTATACCGGACTGACACCAAAGAAATACCGGGACAAATATTACAAATCCATGTGGTGACAGTCCGGTTTTTGCACTACTCACTTAAAACAACATCAATTCTGTGACATTTCCCAGAATTGAGTGTTTCGATCACTTTCTTACTAAGCCGTACCCCATATTCCGGCTCTGTTTCTAAAATGATCTGATCATCACACACTGCCTGTCTGATCTGACCATCTCTGCTGCTCTGTTTTTTGGGATTATGCAGTATGATATGGAATTTCTTACCTGCAAACTCCAGCTGCAGCCCTGCATCGCCTTTTTCGTCAAACTGCTCCGGCAGCAGGGACGGTGCGATCACAAGGTCGCCGAGTTTTCCTTTTACGCCAAAGACCTCCGTGATCATGGTTAACATATACCAGCTTGCCGCACCTGTCAGATATGCATAAAGTCCTCTTCCATCATTATCAAAATACTCCGGCAGTCCCGGATACATTTTACTGTTTTCAAAATTCATGGCTGCATCAAGCAGTGTCTGCAGTACTTTATGTCCCTCTGATACAAATCCCCTCTGATACAGTGCATTTGAATACATGACCGCCATATGTGAAAATACTGCTCCGTTTTCCTTTTCGCCATAGGCAAATCCAAACATTCTTCCAAGATCAAATTTTTCTTCTTTAAAGTCTGTATTCAGACGATAGCCACCGGCTTTTTTATCAAACAGATATCTGTCTGCACTCTTACATACTGCTTTTATCTGTTCCTCACCGGCGGTACCGCTCATGATCGCAAACACCTGTCCGGTCAGCATCATACGGACATCCCGATCTTTGCTGTACTCGACTGCATTTCCATGATTATCATAATATCCGTTAAACCAGCCCATACCATCTTCTGCACTGATCCATTCTTTTGATCTGATATGCTGCATCAGCCACTCTGCTTTTCCAAGCAGATTTTTTCTGATCTGTTCCACTGAAATAAGGATCGTCCCGCCTTTTATGTTATGTGCACAAAGACTGGTGTATTTTTCTAACAATTCCTGTTTTTTATCCGGACTTTCATATAAATCTGTTCCGTCTGCAAGCAGATATTTCATCTCTTCCGCCACTTCGATCCTGCTGATGCCTGTCTCTGCTTCCAGATGTTTCAGGCACTCTGCAATATCTTTCAGATTTCCAGCATATGCACAGGTAAATGCCACACTTTCGCCCCTTTCCCATGCCATATCAAGCGCATCGTTCCAGTCTGCACCGTGCAGTCTCATCTCATTATGATCCCCGACATCATAAAAAGCACACAGATTCTGAAGCAAAATATGTTCTAAGATCGTTCCAAAATAAACGTTGCCGCCCTCCGTGCGCTGTTTATTTCCATACGCATGATCCCACGCATTATCATGTGCAGTACCTCTCTTTGCCTGAAGATCTTTAAAATAAGTAACTTTTTCCAGTAAAATATTAAGATCTCCGGTCTGATCCAGATATAATTTCGTTGTTACAAACGGCCAGAACGCATGATCCATCCAGACACGGGTAATGTTATTACGGTCAGCAATAAATTCTCCCTGTCTGCTTCCAATGATCGTTGCATTTGTTCCATCTATCCGGACACCGCCATAATTGTCCACAATCATCTGACGCACCACAGACGGCTCCATGATAAGCAGGGCAAGACAGTCCTGCCAGAGATCTCTCCAGCCGCGTCCGCCTTTTCCATAATCATGATACGGTAAAAAAGAGCATCCAAAGATCCTTCTTAAAACCGGCTGAAAGCAGATCCATTTCAGATAATTATCAACTGCTGTATCACCTGTTGCAAAATCGACATTTACTTTGTCAGTCCAGTGCTTTTTTACCGTTTCAAGTGCTGCTTCCACCTGCTTTTTCGTACGGTAAGCTGCTGTCTGTTTTTCGATCTGCTCCCTTTCTTCCGAAATTCCTGCGAGAATCAGATACGCTGCTGATTCCTGTGGTTTTAAAGTAACCGACGCAAAACGCATTCCTCCTGCTGCCTCTTTTCCCTGCAGTTTCGTTCCAGCCGGCACGCCATCCTTCACAGTCCGCACAGTTTCCGGTATCAGATAACTTCCGCCCTCTCCGATAAACATTTCCGTTGTCGGATAAAATGTCTCCGGTGCCTCGCCTTCTCCTGTCGACCCATAGACAAAATATGTCGTCTGGTTCTTCTGGTGTCCTCTTTCATCAAAAGAAAGTACCGGACATACTTCCACGCCATACATCTTTGTCTCGATTCTATGTAAAAGTGATGTCACATGACGGTGATCCCTGATATTGTCTGCACTCCGTCCATAAACCGGAATCACCGCCATCGGTGTGATTTTCTGCTCATACTCTGCTGTATTGGTAAGTTCTACCATCATTACTTCCATTGCACCATCTAAAGTCACAAAGGAAGTCGTCTCTGCTTTTACCCCATACTCTTTTGATATTCTTGTCAGTTTCTGCCACATAAATCCGGCTTCTAAGGTGCTTTCATCCTGATCTTTCGTAAACTTTTCCGCTTCCTGTTTTGCAGAAGAACCACAGACAGACCAACAGCCTTTATCTTCGATCCGGCACCAGAAATTTCTTGTATTGCGGTTATTATGTAAGTTTTCAATACTGACCGGTTCTAACAGAAAATGATTCTGATCTGTCTTGCTGTCCCCTCCAAGATTCGGCGTAATGCTCGATTTCAATCCCGTCTCTCCTGCCAGCGGAAGGTACAGACCACTATAATTTTCCGGATTGTGAATACGGAAAGCTCCATTTTTATCTATAAATTCAACTTGTTTCATGATACTCCTCATTTCTGCGCACATTTTCCCAGCATAACGAATTTGTGTCAGGTGCACGCTGACACAAATTCTGCGTATAAAAAGACTTCTTTACTTATTTTGTCTTATGACATGATCAGTTCCACTTCTGTTGTCTCTGTAAGTACAGACTGTGGAATATAATTGTCCTCCATTTCCTGACCATTAACGAATAGTTTTTTGTATCCGCGCTCTGCATGTCCCGGATTTTTTACTGTAATGTGCAGATGGCAGCCTCTGAAATCTTTATCGATTTCAAACATTTCCCATTCTTTCGAAACAGCCGGTGCAATGCGAAGTCCATAAAGATCCGGGCGCATGCCAAGGATTCCCTCTACACACCCTACCATAACCGTGGAAGCTGTTCCTGTCAGCCAGTGCACATGCGACCGTCCAAAATTCGGACTATCCTTTCCTTCGGTAAACTGACCATAACAGTATGGCTCTAATTTTCGGATCTCTGCCCTGTCATTCTGTGCTGCCGGTGCATTTTCCATAAAATAGGAAAATGCTCTCTCTCCATGTCCTCTCAATGCTTCCGCAAGGATGATCCACCCCTGTGACTGAGAAAAAATACCGGCATTTTCTTTGGTGCCAGCGTTATAAATAACTGCAAGCGCCCCATCAAATGCATGTGCATGATATGGCGGATCCATCAGAATTGCTCCATATTCCGTGTTTAACCTGTCATATACCTGCTGCAATGCACAGTCTGCCTGCTTTTCATCTGCAAGTCCGCTGATCACCGCCCAGCTCTGCGGATTTAACCACATGTTCGCTTCCGGATCGGTACGCTTTCCGATTGTCTTACCATCCTCTGTGAAACCACGGATAAATCTGTCCTCATCCCAGCAGAGTTTCTGGATCAGCTCTCCCAATTTTTTCTGCTCTTCATTCAGAAATGCAATATATGCCTCATCTTTCTTATATTCTGCAAAAATACGCAGGATCGTCATCGCATAATAAAACTGCAGGGCAACAAATGTTGATTCCCCATCTTTTCCAAGACGCAGGCAGTCATTCCAGTCTGCATAAAGCCCTGCCGGCAGTCCATGCCCTCCAAGATGTTTCATGGAAAAATCTATTGCACGCTTCAGATGCTCGTAAACCGTTCCCTCGTCTTTATTCGCAAACGGGATCACCTCATCGATAAACGCCACGTCACCGGTTTCCGAAACATATTTGTACACGGTTGGGAACAGCCAGAGTGCATCATCCGCACGATATGCAGGATGCCCTGTCTCCTGTACATAAGAGGCATCGTCCGGTGTATCCTCATGTCCCGGATTATGTGTAAATTTGACTAATGGCAATCCGCCTCCATTGTCCACCTGGGCCGAGAGCATAAAGCGGATCTTTTCGACTGCCATCTCCGGTGCAAGATGGATCACGCCCTGAATATCCTGCACGGTATCACGGTAACCATACCCATTCCTCAGTCCACAATAAGTAAAGGATGCAGCCCTTGACCAGATAAATGTCATAAAACAGTTATACGCATTCCATGTATTGAGCATGGTATTAAATTCTTCACTCGGTGTCTTTACCTGAAAATGAGAAAATTTTTCATGCCAGTATGCGGTCAGTTCCGCAAGTTCTTTTTTGCACACTTCTGCTGTATTCCCATATCCTGCTATGATTTTTGCCGCCTCATCATCCTCTTTCATTCCGACTAAAAATGCGATATTCTTTGTCTCCCCCGGATTCAGATGCAGTACCGTTGAAATAGCACCACAGCCGTTTTCATTGTAATTCCCTTTATTATTTAAAACACCATCTTCCACACCTTTGGGATTCCCATATCCATGATATCTGCCAAGGAACTCTTCCTTATCGCCACACCAGGATGTTACGGCTGTGCCCGCAAGTCCAAAGAACCGGCTCACCACGGTCTTATGGTCAATTTCTTTTCCTTTTTCAATCATATCAAGATTGGCATGGATCATCTGGCGCACACGGTTCTCACAAAAAACAGTCCTTGTGATGAACTGTGAATACTGCAGATTGACCTGATCCTGTTCATAATTGCTGTTATTCGTAAACTCTGCATAACCGGTCACAGTAAGTTTTCTTTCTTTTTCAGAATCATTGGTAACACTCAGATTCCAAACTTCATAAGACTGGTTTAACGGTACATAATAACATACCTCAGAACTGATCCCGGCATATGCCGCTTTCATTTTTGTGTAAGCAGTCCCATGATGGCACTCGCTCTTATAATGCTCTAAATCTTTTCCCACCGGCTGCCAGGAAGCTGACCAGTAATCTTTACTCTCATTGTCCCTGATGTAAATATATCTGCCCGGTTCATCAAACTGGTTAAATACATATCTTAAAATTCTTCCGTTTGCTCCGGATTTTGCAAAACTATATCCTCCCGCATTATTGGATATGATCGCTCCATACTCCGGTGATCCTAAATAATTTACCCATGGTGCCGGTGTGTCCGGTCTTGTGATCACATATTCTTTTTTATTTTCATCAAAATATCCGTATTTCATAGTAACCTCCATTCTTGTCTCAGTCTTTTTTCTACTGCCATGTTATATTAACAATAAAGGTTCTATGAAAATGGTTATACAAAATACGTCCTTAAAATAACAGATTCATGACCTGTTCTTCCGAAAATATATGAGATACGATTTTCGAATTAAATCTCGTTTCGATATTTCAACGGCGGATTTCCGTACATCTTTTTGAAGCTCCGGATAAAATAACTGACATTTTCATAACCGCACCGCATTGCAACCTCCGTAACAGGAAGTGTAGTCTCCTGCAGTAACTGTCTCGCATGCTCCATGCGTAAATGATTGATATACTGTGAAATAGTAATATGAAAATGTTCTTTAAAATAGCGGGAAATATATTTTTCAGACAAGTGAAACTGGTTTCCAAACTCCTTAAGCGATATTTTCCTTGTAAAGTTCTGCTGTATATACGAAATCATTTCTTTCTCGGTAGTATTTCTGCCACTGGTATTATTTTCTAATATAAAACCACTTTGCAGCACTCTCTTAAAAAACATAAGCAATCTGCTTTTTATCTCAAACTGGATTATCAGGTTGTTCCTATTATCACTCGTATTCTCAGCAATTTTCTGCTCTTTCTGAGTATCAGACAGTGTCAGATCTGAATGTTCCAAAGCGATCAGATTATCGCATATATCACTCAATCCAGCACCAAGCTGTGGTTTTACCATCCGCTTTCCACTTTTCAGCGGTGCCATTACCTCTTTCTCTAATAGATCATTTGATTGAAACGATACATACTCCAATGGGAAAAGTAACGTATAGTAGTCCACTTTTCCTGTCTGCGAACCCATAAAATGCAAATTACCCGGCGATACAACAAATACTTCTCCTGTACTTCCTGTGTAGTTTTCTCCTGATATATTCACATTTAAAACTCCACTTTTTACATATATAATCTCAAGTTCGTCATGCCAGTGCACCGGAATCTGAAAGGAATGGTGGATATTATAGATATGATATAAACTGAAAGGATACTTTTGCGTACCATGTGGTCTGTTTTCTTTTAATTCAAAGTACATAATATCCTCCGCATAAATAATCATTCACAAACAACAGTTTCATCTTACTCCACCAGACGCTTCGTCTTCCATTTCCCTGTTTTCCAGCGGAGCACCATTCCAACCGCTCTGGCACATTCATCACCCGCCATGCCAATATATGCCCCCACAGCAAGCAGCCCTAACCGTATGCCCAAAAAATATGTGCCTCCAACTGCCACCAGATACATAAATATTGCACCCATGATCACAGGGAAAACAGCATCTCCGCTTGTTTTTAATGCCTGTCCATAGACCAGATTCGTTACACGTCCAAATTCGAGGAAAATGTCAACGACAAGCAATTTTACAACCAGATTTATCATCTGTGGATCGTCTGTGAAAATATGTACGATAAAATGTCCAGTCAATGCGAACGTCACAGAAAAACAGGTGGCTGTTATCACTCCATAAATAGCAGCCTTTTTCGTTCCTTTATCACACTCTTCAAATTCTTTTGCCCCAATCCGCCAGCCTGTCATGATGGCATTTGCCTGTGCTAAGGCAGCACCTACACAGTATGAAAAATTTGCAATCTGAAGCGTATAAGAGCGCGCGGTAACATTCATCCCGTCCGCATCCATCTGATTCATAAAACGAACAACAAGCGTCATTGCAATATTATAAAGAGCCGTCTCGCACGCGGATGGAAAACCTATTTTTATGATCTGTCCTAATATTTTGCGTGAGGACTCCCTCTCAGGAGCATTTTTTGCCTTTACCAGCACTGCTCCCATAGCCGCAACCATGATCAGATTTATAACACGCGATATTACTGTGGCGATGGCAACTCCCATAACTCCCCAGTTCATGACAAATAAAAATACAGAATTCAAAATAAAATTAATTATATTTCCTGTGATAGATGCCAAAAGCGACTGCCTGGTATAGCCAAACACCCGAAGATAGCTTGAAAATATAGGTATGAGCGCATTTAAAAAACACGCACCGCCTACGATTTTCAGATAAGTTTCAGCAGGCGTAAACAGAGCCGGTGCAATACTTACTATCTCTAAAATTTTTCCTGAAAAAACAGCTAAAAATACGGACATCATCACTCCGACAACCGCATTAAAAATAAGTCCAAGCTGTCTTGCCTGATATGCAACTCCCGGCTTTCCTGCCCCGATATTCTGTGTCATTACCGCAACCATGCCCGACGATATAACTCCAAACATGATGATAAAAACACCAATATATGTATTTGCCGTACCGACTGCACCAACTGCCTGATCGCTTACCGATGAAAGCATCAGGGTATCAACCATTCCGGAAAGCATATAAAAAAGTGTTTCGAAGCATATTGGTACAAAAAGCTGTGTTAAAGATTTTCTTTGGATTTCCATTTGAACTGCCCTCACATCTGCACTAAATATTTTTCGTTTTTATATTTTCAGCAATAAACTAGAGTTTTTGCGCCATACTAATAATATGACATTTTGCGCCATAATTCTTGTAGTTTTTCACATAATAATTGCACTATTTCTACTTTTTATACAGATAACCATATTAATTCTTTTTGCGGTTTTGTCAATCAAAAATTGAAATATGCTGTTTGACTCTGACATCATCTAACATTGCCCGCCAAATGCTGGTTTGTTTATGAAATAAATCATCTCCCCAAATGGTGTATCGTAGGCTTGTGAGTGGCATCTTGCGCAAAGCCGAAGTAATTTTTGTTCCGTTGTACGAAAATAAGAAAAGTCTAGGTATGCCTGAATTAGATTTTCTCGGAGTGACGTGACCGGCAACAACGAGTCATCCATGACTCGATGCTGCCTTGTTCTGCCATCCGTGGCAGAACATCACTATGTATAGACAGGCACACCAAGATTTTCTAATTTTCTCCCAAAGTCACAAAATTAGCTCCGGCTTTGCGCAAGATTCCAGTCTTCAGGTTATGAACACCATTTTGGTGGGCGGT
The Roseburia rectibacter DNA segment above includes these coding regions:
- a CDS encoding MATE family efflux transporter, which codes for MEIQRKSLTQLFVPICFETLFYMLSGMVDTLMLSSVSDQAVGAVGTANTYIGVFIIMFGVISSGMVAVMTQNIGAGKPGVAYQARQLGLIFNAVVGVMMSVFLAVFSGKILEIVSIAPALFTPAETYLKIVGGACFLNALIPIFSSYLRVFGYTRQSLLASITGNIINFILNSVFLFVMNWGVMGVAIATVISRVINLIMVAAMGAVLVKAKNAPERESSRKILGQIIKIGFPSACETALYNIAMTLVVRFMNQMDADGMNVTARSYTLQIANFSYCVGAALAQANAIMTGWRIGAKEFEECDKGTKKAAIYGVITATCFSVTFALTGHFIVHIFTDDPQMINLVVKLLVVDIFLEFGRVTNLVYGQALKTSGDAVFPVIMGAIFMYLVAVGGTYFLGIRLGLLAVGAYIGMAGDECARAVGMVLRWKTGKWKTKRLVE